The nucleotide window CTTGTGTCAGCTGAACTCAACCATTACTTACAACAGGGAAATCACAAGGCGTAAGTGAATGTTGTACCACATGTGAATCCTAATCACCGGGTGTCAGTGAAGTCGTTCCGACCCGTGTGTGGGCACCAGGCCTGATGGTATACAGGATGTTCATTGCATCATTCACATGGTAGAAGACGGCTATGATAAAATGAGTTGTAGGGAGAATCCTCTGCAGAGTTTTTCACTGACCAAAGGCAGAGCTGAGTTTTatttacaagtagtccccgggttaaggacatttgacatactgacaactcctagataagaacagggcttccctgcttgctcctgtgtagaacagaggcttgaaggggggaggggctggtttgcatgactttcagaagaaatcttgaTATGGTTGATATTAAGGACTGAGCTCtactgcaacctcttgtaacttcttaatcaccaagacaaactctgcagttgtttttttgcttagtttgtgattaactcacagtgaggattttatacagtaactgacaccacgctgcctaatattatgttgagacaaacatctgtcctaattgcatttattaaaataatgtacctgttccgacttacattcaaattcaacttaagaacaaacctacagtccctatatcgcatgtaacccggggactacctgtattgggaAGAGCAGTGGTTATCTTGCTTGTTTCTAAGCTACGTCTCCCTGGTATGCAGAGGTTAGTATCTAGATCggggtttctcaacctttttacaatgggagaacccttgaaataactttcagatcttcaggctcccccttctataattatttagtatataattatatttattatatttacagcttagtacattagtgtggtggtcagtgggaagaattcctcttacattgctggccattgggaagaatgccacccttacagataaccaaaaagatcattggtgtcacttaaattgacctgcgagacacaaactgctctttgctcatggaactcccagcaacctccgTATTAAATGTTGGGAAACATTGACCCAGACAAAGTGAACCAAGGAAGGCAATTGGTGAGCTGGCACTGGcaaaaaggtgtcagaacacacagtTGATTGCAAATTGCTAGATATGAGTCTGTGTAGCTTCATACTATCAGAGTGCCAACGCTGACCCCTGTCCAGCGTCAACAGCTGTAACAATGGGCACATGAGATTTAGATCTGGAATATGGAGCAATTGAAGGATGGTCTGAtgaatctattttatttttggttatgtGGATGGCCCGGTAAATGTGTGTCATTCACctagggaagtgggcaggctggtTGAGGCAGCAAGATGCATTATGGGTGGAAGTCAGACCAGGGCTATAGGGTAACAGCTGTAGAAATGGAGCTTTGGTGAAACTGGTATACTTGGTGTATATTCTGGGTCTTTaacttgtaataataaaaaacaccacAGAGACTGTAAACAAGGTAGAAGGAGGAACAAGAAGTgaaaattttcattttctgtatagaATAGAACAGAAGAATGAGGCCGATACACATCCGGCGGTCAGGTCGTTCTTGGATGTCCAGCAATTCTTTGAATAATATGGCAAATTTAGGTCTTTGCATGCTTTTGTGAGAACTCCTTATGATAGATTTGAATTCATGGCTTCACCCccagcattttctttctttgttttttttgccttgcagGGTTCTTTTGTTCCCGCCTGTCTCCAGCCGATTTCGTTACCTTATCCACCGGTGCACGCAGTCTTATGATACACTTAGCAGCTTTTCTGTAGGTGAAGGGTGGCAGCGCCGTACTGTGATTTGCCATGCAGGGATCAGGTGagataaatgtatgtatgttgacAAAGCTATTGTCTTCATTTGTTCAGTAgcctctatataaatcctgtttattaatattagtattattgttattattaataatattaatacaaaggGTATTCAGGatacagttttataataaaaacatgatgaCTGTGTGACAGTTACTGCTTTTTACTTTAGACTTTACATCCTTTTTCATGATTTGTCGTTGCTGCCGTTTAACATGcaaatatacagtggtacctcggtataagtccgttTTGGAATAAGTCTAATTTGGTATAAGTCCCGTTTGGACATGAagaatcttgcttggtatacaacctttgagctagaacttgtatgggtcaaattgagtcacaacaccgcacgCCACCCTTGTTtatctctctcgagacaaagGCACAACTGCCCACAAGTGTTAGTatgccagttgccaccattcaatgaacaacccgcgctatatctctctgtgaattacagaacatctcctcctcctcccttctcagcaccatcctagtaggcactcgactcttctcatcAAGATAAAGCttggtttaaagtttaataaacctaaaaggtttaaagtttaatttatttcatctatcttgtatttgtgtattttagtattaagcagtgtttaaattattctatacaaccccatcgcGATGTCTAATataccaataacaataggatttttttctgcatgggaacagattaatcagtttccttttctttcttatgggaaaaatttgtttggtataagtcctgtttggtatccAAGTATCTGGAACAGATTCTGAactttataccaaggtaccactgtatatagtAATGCTGTATATTTCCATAAGGTTATggtgtaattttccttttttcatcttcCTAGGCTGCCCACACAGTCCGAAGATTCCCGGGGCAATACCCCAGATAAAAATTACAATCGATTTTGGAGCAGCTCTTACAACAAAAAATCAGAGTCTGGAAGAGGAAGACAAAACTGGAGGCAAAGAAAGGATGCGAGACCAGATAAAGCAATGTATGTGGCCAAGGGAAAGCATTGTTGGAAATCCAGAGAAAGACAACACAGTAGAATAAAGGATGGAGAATCTGAAGTCCGAGAATGTCAGAGGTATACATATCACAAGGGTCAACTAGTGCAAGTGACAAAAACAACAGTTGACATGAATGGACAGGGAAGAGTGGAATTACAAGAGAACACTGAGAAGAAAGATGAAGTATTATTGGACAATGCAGAAGCAAAGGAGAGATTAGTGGACTGCAATGAACCGGTCCATGGACTATCAAGCCAAGGGTTACCAAAGGAGAGATCAAGCAGTCATGTGCCTGAAAACGTTGATACACTGGGCAAAGCTGTGCAAGACACAGGACACAAAGGTCAAGATGTGTCTGATATTGGCATAGAAAAATATCAAGAAACCGAGAAGAATTCTTATGCACAGGAGAAAGTACTGGACCACATAAAAACAGTGCTGATCTCAGGTGGGCTATCAAAGGGTCTGGAGGTCAGTAAGAAGATACAAGAGAAGGAGGGTGAGGTAGAAACAAAGATCAGGAAAGACTTTGACAACCTGAAGATTAAATCAGAAAGCGTGGAAGAAAAAGGAACAGAATATGCAGAAAAGTTAGAAATGAACACTCAAAATCTGGGAGAGACAATTGAGAGTCCTCTAGAACCAGCGCCAAGGTCACAGGaactggataaaaataaaagccCTGCAGAGGGTGAATGtagaaaaaatgtagaaaagacAGTGCAAAGTCAGGAAGGAACATACTGCAAAACAGAAAGCTGTGAAGTGAGGACAGAAAGCAACAAAACGGAAAACAATAGACCCAATCTGGATTTATTCCAAGATACAGGTGAAGCTGAGACACCTGAAGTCTGTAAATTGGATATCAAAGAAGCAGCTGGCTGTGCCAAGGTACAAGAAGAAGCAATCATGGAAGATAATAAATGTGTGACCAAACTTGAAAG belongs to Pyxicephalus adspersus chromosome 2, UCB_Pads_2.0, whole genome shotgun sequence and includes:
- the LOC140324785 gene encoding uncharacterized protein, with the protein product MYVAKGKHCWKSRERQHSRIKDGESEVRECQRYTYHKGQLVQVTKTTVDMNGQGRVELQENTEKKDEVLLDNAEAKERLVDCNEPVHGLSSQGLPKERSSSHVPENVDTLGKAVQDTGHKGQDVSDIGIEKYQETEKNSYAQEKVLDHIKTVLISGGLSKGLEVSKKIQEKEGEVETKIRKDFDNLKIKSESVEEKGTEYAEKLEMNTQNLGETIESPLEPAPRSQELDKNKSPAEGECRKNVEKTVQSQEGTYCKTESCEVRTESNKTENNRPNLDLFQDTGEAETPEVCKLDIKEAAGCAKVQEEAIMEDNKCVTKLERHCDDVEMETSGSVSNTISVNIFPVPDVDGGNRKDEEVQDISTGKSTKPGISESHQTSGLPEEDQNLTKLLPTCSSSVQMGAEDLTGNDEDKQKMLEQIMTEIITHVSENDVHIQPLIGDFSEYTETQVDHGRFGHIIEIYGFSPTLTTDDLMEPFLEYREKDFRLLWVDQKHALGIFSSPEDAFAASCKTHPAMKFRPLSQASRQSKIRAHDKMASLQPYKDRPQTDASVAKRMVNRALGHRKPEADSSVKEPGTSPC